CAGACCACGGCCACCTTGCCGGCCAGCATCACGTCCATCGCGCGCTTCAGGCCATCGGCCAGCGACTCGCGGCAGCCGTACAGGTTGTCGAACTTGCTCTTGGTGACCGAGTCGTTGACGTTGATCGCGGGGATCAGCAGCGACTTCGCCTCGGCCAGCTGGTACAGGCGGTGCACGCCGGTAGTGGTCTCCTCGGAGACGCCCTTCCAGTCCTTGACCACGGTGTGCCAGTAGCCCGGGCGCTCGACGTGCACGCGCTTCAACAGGTTCTTGATGACCTGCTCCTCGTGCGAGGAGGCTTTTTCATCGACCCAGGTCGAACCGTTCTCCAGCTCGTAGCCCTTGTGGATCAACAGCGTCACGTCGCCGCCGTCGTCGACCACCAGCTGCGGGCCGAGGAAGCCGCCCTTGCCGTCGGGGAAGGACAGCGCGTCCAGCGTGCAGTCCCAATACTCTTCCAGCGTCTCGCCCTTCCAGGCGAACACCGGCGTGCCGGTGGCGGCGATCGCGGCAGCGGCGTGGTCCTGGGTCGAGAAGATGTTGCACGAGGCCCAGCGCACGTCGGCGCCGATGTCCTTCAGCGTCTCGATCAGCACCGCGGTCTGGATCGTCATGTGCAGCGAGCCGGTCACGCGCACGCCCTTCAGCGGCTGGGCGGTGGCGTGCTTGCGGCGGATCGACATCAGGCCGGGCATCTCGTGCTCGGCGATGTCCAGCTCCTTGCGGCCGAAATCGGCGAGCGAGATGTCGCGGATCTTGTAGTCGTGGGTGTTTTCTTTCAGTGCGGCGTTCATGGATATCTCCGGTTAGTGCGAGCTTCTGTGAAGAGTCCGGCCATGGATGGCCGTCTTTCTTCGCGAAGGGACTCGCGTAAAGCAACCGGGCGCCGTTGTGGAACGTGCCGCGCCGAGCCTGGCCGTTGTCGTGAAGAGTCCGCACCAGGGATGTGCGGGGTCTTGCGGATGGATCCGCCTTCACTACCAACGGTCGCAGCGCCCCTCGGCGGGCAGTGCAAAGGAGGCATTGTAGCGGCAGACATGAGCTTATGCCGCATCGTCGGGTGTCTCCCGGATCAGGATTGGTTAGGCTGGAGGCTTGACCAGCCAGGGAGCCACCGCGTGGAACAGAGTCGCGAACCCGAATTCCTGCCGCCGGACGGCCCGCTGCGCGAGGACGTCAGCCGGCTCGGCGCGATGGTCGGCCGGATGCTGGCCGAGCAGGGCGGCGACACTTTCTTCCAGCGGGTCGAGCAGGTGCGCATCGCGGCCATCCATCGCCGCCGCGAAGGTGCCTCGGTGGACGAGCTGGCCGACTCGCTGGCTGGCCAGGACGCCGCCCAGGCCGAGGCGCTGGCGCGCGCGTTCGCCACCTATTTCCAGGCCGTCAACACCGCCGAGCGGGTGCATCGCATCCGTCGCCGCCGCGACTACCAGCGCGAGGGCAGCGCGCCGCAGCCCGAATCGCTGCTGGCCGTGCTGGGTCGGCTGAAGGCCGAAGGCGTCGGCGCCGACGAGCTGGTCGGCTGGCTCGACCGCCTGTGGATCGAGCCGGTGTTCACCGCGCATCCCACCGAGGCCGTGCGCCGCTCGCTGCTGGAAAAGGAGCAGGCGATCGTGGCCTCGCTGATCGATGGCTTCGATCCCCAGCGCACGCCGCAGGAATGCCGCGAGGACGACCAGCGCATCTACATGGCGCTGTCCGCCGGCTGGCAGACCGCCGAGGCCTCGCCGGTGCGGCCCAGCGTGCAGGACGAGCGCGAGCACGTGGACTTCTACCTGACCAACCCGCTGTACCGGATCGTGCCGGCGCTGTACGAATCGCTGGCCCAGGCGCTGCAGGAAACCTACGGCCTGGCGATCAGGTTGCCGCGGCTGCTGCGCTTCGCCAGCTGGGTCGGCGGCGACATGGACGGCAATCCCAACGTGGGCGCCGACACCATCGCCGACTGCCTCGACTCGCAGCGCGCGATGGTCATCGAGCGCTATCGCGAAGACGTGGCCGCGCTGGCGCGGGCGCTCAGCCAGACCGAGGGCCGCGTCGAGGTCACCGGGGCATTGCTGGCGCGCGTGGCGGATTACCGGGCGCGTTTTCCCGATGCCGCGGCGCAGATCCGTCCGCGCCACGCCGACATGCCCTACCGCTGCCTGCTGCAGCTGATCGGCGCGCGACTGGCGTTGACCCAGGACCAGCAAACGGACGGCTATGTGTCCAGCCAGGAATTGCTCGACGACCTGCAGCTGATCGCCGACAGCCTGCTGCAGCATCACGGCGTCCATGCCGGCGCCTACTCGGTCGAGCGCCTGCTGTGCCGCGTGCGCAGCTTCGGTTTCCACCTGGCCCGACTCGACGTGCGGCAGGACTCGCGCGTGCACGATGACGCCCTGGCGGCGCTGCTGGGCGATGCGGACTGGGCCGGCCGCGATGGCGCCGAACGCGCCGAGCGCCTGCGTCCGTACGCCAGCGGCGAGGCGAGGTTTCCCGACAGCGACGATGACAGCGCCACATCGCTGCAAGCCGTGTTCACCACCTTGCGCGACAGCCGGCAAAGCCACGGCGTCGACGCCACCGGCCTGTACATCATCAGCATGGCCCGCAGCGCCGCCGACGTGCTGGCGGTGCTGGCGCTGGCGCGGCGGGGCGGGCTGGTGGATCTTCCCCCTCTCCCCTCCGGGGAGAGGGCTGGGGTGAGGGGACACGCTGGCGACAGACTTTCTGCGGAGGAGCAGACTTCGATCGATGCCACCGCGAGCACCCGCCCCTCATCCGGCCCTGCGGGCCACCTTCTCCCCAAGGGGGAGAAGGGAGCAGGTCATCATGCGTTGCATGATGTGCCGCTCAACATCGCTCCGCTGTTCGAGACCGTCGACGACCTGAAGAACGCGCCGGCCACGCTGCGCGCCCTGCTCGGCGATCCGGTCTATCGTCGCCACCTCGCCGCGCGGGGCGACCAGCAGTGGGTGATGCTGGGCTATTCCGACAGCGGCAAGGATGGCGGCACGCTGGCCTCGCGCTGGGGCCTGCAACGCGCCCAGGTGGAATTGCTGGAGGTGGCGAACGAAGCGGGCATCCAGCTGGCTTTCTTCCACGGTCGCGGCGGCTCGGCCAGCCGCGGCGGCGCACGCATCACGCCGGCGCTGATGTCCTCGCCGCGGGGCGCGGTGGCCGGCGTGCTGCGGGTGACCGAGCAGGGCGAGGTGATCCATCGCAAGTACGGCATCCGCGCGCTGGCGCTGCGCAACCTCGAACAGACGGTCGGCGCGGTGCTGCGCGCCAGCCTGCGTCCACGCGAAAGCGAGCCGCGCGAACAGCGCTGGCGCGAGCAGATGGACGCCTTGTCCGCGGCCAGCCGCAAGACCTACCGCGCCTTCGTCGAGCGCGCTGGCTTCGTCGACTATTTCCGCAGCGCCACCCCGGTCGACGTGATCGAGCAGATGACCCTGGGCTCGCGCCCGGCCAGTCGCCGCAGCATGCGCGGCGTGCAGGACCTGCGCGCGATCCCGTGGGTGTTCGCCTGGACCCAGTGCCGCTCGATCCTGCCCGGCTGGTACGGCCTGGGCAGCGCGCTGGAGCAGGGCGCCGGCGAATTCGGCGAGGACGCGCTGGCCGAGATGGCGCGCGACTGGCCGTTCTTCGCCAACCTGCTCGACGACGTGGAGATGGTGCTGGCCAAGTGCGACCTCGACATCGCCGAGGCGTTCTCGAAACTGTCCGGTCCCTTGCACGACGAATTCTTCGGCCTGATCCGCGACGAGTTCGCCCGCACCCGCCACTGGCTGCTGCGACTCAAGCGCAGCGACGCCCTGCTGCAGGGCGACCCGCGCCTGGCCGCCTCGATCCGCCTGCGCAATCCCTACGTCGATCCGATGAGCCTGCAGCAGGTCGACCTGCTGCAGCGCTGGCGCGCCGGCGATCGTGCCGACGATGCCGTGCTGCAGGCCCTGGTCGCCTGCGTCAACGGCGTCTCGCAGGGTTTGCAGAACACCGGCTGATACATTCCATGGGGGCACCATGCAAGGATGGCTTTTTTGGTTGGGACTTCTGCAGGCGGCGCCGGTGGTCGCAACGCCGTGCGCCAGCCTGGATCGCTGCATGCAAGAGGTTCACGTCGCCGCGTCAACCTTGACGCCTGGCAAGTGGTACCCGTCGTGCGATGCCTTGCGCGAACGGTTCGAAGTCTACGGTGAAGAAGCCAAGCAGCGATTGCTGGCCGTGGCCAATGCCTCGAACCCGGCCGAGCGCGACATCGCCGGTTGCCTGCTGGCGGGCTGGCCGGCGTGGTCGCCATCCGACCTGCCCGCGCTGAAGCAGGCGATCTCGCGGGAACACGGTGGCGGCTGGATTGTGCGCGCGCTGGCGAAGTTTCCGGTCGAACAGGCAGCGGCCGTGGTCATCCCGATCGTCGAGCGCGAAGGCGGGATGAACCAGGCCGGTTTCGTGCTGGGCGAAATGATGCCCCGGGCCTTGCCGCAGGTGTTGCGCAGGATGGCCCACGCACCCGGGACCGAACGCGACAACCTCGCCGCCGCGCTGTCATTTGACTCCTCGTTCCCCGAAGCAGCTCCCTCTCGGACCCCCATGCTGCGGGCCCTGGTCGACGCAGCGACGAATCGTTCGCTTCCCGCCGACGAGCGGGAGCAGGCGCTGCGGCTCGTTGCCGCCTTCGGCGTCCGGGCACGCTCGCACGGCGCTGCGATCCGGCCCCTGGCCAGTGACGGTGACCCGCGGTTGCACAAGGCCGCGCATTCCGCCTTGCGCTCCATGCTTGATCCTTCGGTGCTGGGGGAAATCCTGGCCAGCTGTCCGCCGCCAGGAACCGAGGCTACATTCAAGCCGGATCCCGGCGCGCCACCGCCGCTGGTGGATGCGCCCGGCGAAAGCGAGGCAGCCGATTGCTTCGGCGCCTTGGCCGGCATGGGGCAGGATGCCGGACAGGTGGCGCCGCAACTGCTGCCTTATCTGAAATCCACGTCCTGGCGATGGCGGATGCAGACTGCGGAGGCGCTCGGCCTGTTGGGCAACCGTTCGGTAAGTTCGGCCCTGCATCCCCTGCTTGAGGACCGCGACTGGCAAGTCGTGGCCGCCACGATTCTTGCCGAGGTCCGGCTGGGCGACGAGACGGCCGTTCCGGCGCTGCGGCAGGTCGCGCAGACACACTGGTTTGCCGCTGTCCGGCGCGCCGCCGACGAGGCCGTCGCGGCCCTGCAAGCGGGTAACCCCAAGGCGCTGGATTCGCTGTACAGGACGGATAACCGGTTCGCCAACCTGCTCTGGAACAATCCGCTCGCCAAAGAGGCGGCCAGCTGTGTTTTGCCTGCGGCGACGCGAGCGCCAATGAGCGTGGATCTTCACGGCGGCACGCTTGGCGGAAGCGATCGCGGGGAGTTTGGCGGCAACCTGACATGGATGCGCGCGGGCGCTCCGCCGAAGTTGCTGCTCGAAAGAAACGTCAGCGGCATGCTGAAGCTGTCCGATCGCACGGCGTGGGTGATCACCGGCCTGTCGCACATGGGCATGGAATACGCAGCGGTCTACCGGGTCCAGATAACAGGCGACGGCAAGGTCGCGATCTCCCGCCTGCTGAACCTGCCCGCGGCCAGTCGCGATCTTTCGGTCGATGGAGACGGACTGCGCAGCAGCGGCTGGGTCGGTTCGTACCTGCTGGTTCCCGCGGATGCCGAAGGTCGGTCGGTGCGGATCAGCCAGGTCGATTGCGCGCACTGAAGACTTTGGACGCGTCGTCGTTGCCGCCTCCGTGAACGCCCCCGTGATGGCGTGTCGCGATGTACGACTCCGGACGCCACTGTCCGTCTTCGAACGGGCGTGATGGTCGACAGGCAGGACGTTTCCTTGTGGGACGGGCATCTGGCTGCGTGGCACGGCCCTTGCTCTGATCGGCTCATGGATATCGCCAACCCGCTCGCCGCCCAGCGCAAACGTCGTCGCCGCCAACTTGCCATCGCCGGCGGCGTGTTGCTGCTGGCGGGACTCGTCATCGGCGCCGTCAACCTCGGGCCGGCGCTGCCCACGGTGGAACGGTCCGCGGCCTGGATCGATACCGTGCAGCGTGGCGACATGCTGCGCGAGGTGCGCGCGCCGGGCACCCTGGTGCCGCGCGACATCCACTGGCTGGCGGCGCAGACCAGCGCCCAGGTGAGCAAGATCGAAGTGTGGCCGGGTACCCGCGTGGAGGCCGACACGGTGCTGCTGCGGCTGTCCAGCCCGCAGGTGGACAGTGACCTGCGCAATGCCCAGGCGCAGGTCGCCGCGGCCGAGGCCCAGGTGGCCGCGAAGCAGGCCGCCTTGCAGTCGCAGCTGCTGGACGAACGTTCCTCGCTGGCCCAGGCCCAGGCCGACTACGCCTCGGCGAAGGTGCGCAGCGAGGCCGATGCGAAGGCGATGGAAAAGAACCTGATTCCGCGGGTGCAGTACGAGCAGGAGCTGATCGCGCTGAAGCAGCTGCAGCACCGCACCGACGTGGAGCAGCAGCGCGTGCAGGCGTTCGGTGCCGGCATCGCGGCGCAGATGGCGGCGGTGCGGGCGGAACTGCAGCTGCAGCAGAGCAACCTGCTGTTGCGCCAGCGCCAGTCCGACGCGCTGCAGGTGCGCGCCGGCATCGCCGGCACCTTGCAGCAGGTCGCGGTGCAGGAAGGCCAGCAGGTGGCCGCCGGCGCCGACCTGGCGCGGGTGGCGCGCGGCGACGTGCTGATCGCCCGGCTGCGCGTGCCCGAGGTGCAGGCCAAGGACGTGGCGCTGGGCATGGCCGCCCAGGTGAACACCTACAACGGCATGATCGACGGCACCGTCACCCGCATCGATCCGGCGGTGGTGGACGGCAGTGTGCAGGTGGACGTGACGCCGTCCGGCGCGCTGCCTGCCGGGGCGCGTCCCGATCTTTCCGTGGACGGTCGCATCCGCATCGCCGAACTCAAGCAGGTGCTGTCGATGGGACGCCCGGCCCAGGTCGAGCCGAACAGCGAGGCCAGCCTGTTCCGCCTCGACGCCTCCGGCAACACCGCCAGCCGCATCAAGGTGCGGGTGGGCGCCACCTCGGTCGATCGGGTGCAGATAATGCAGGGCCTGCGGCCGGGCGATCGCGTGATCCTTTCCGACACCAGCCAGTGGGATAAGTATGACCAGCTGCGCCTGCGCTGATTCGAGCAGCGGCACGGCAGCATGATCGACATCTTCCCGGACTTTTCTTCAACAGGACGACCGCATGAACGACACCAGCAACGTCATCACCCTCGGCGGCATCCGCAAGGTGTTCCAGGCCGATGAGGTGGAAACGCACGCGTTGAGCGACGTGCATCTGGACGTCCGCCGGGGCGAATACGTTTCGATCTCCGGCCCGTCCGGCTGCGGCAAGAGCACGCTGCTGTCGATCCTTGGCCTGCTGGACACGGCCAGCGCCGGCAGCTACGTGTTGAACGGCCACGATGTGGCCGCGATGAACGCGGCCGAGCGCGCCCGCATCCGCAACGCGGAGATCGGCTTCATCTTCCAGGCGTTCAACCTGATCGGTGACCTCAGCGTGCAGGAAAACGTGGAGCTGCCGCTCACCTACCGCAGCGGCATCGGTGCCGGCGAACGGCGCGAGCGGGTGCAGGAGGCGCTGGAGCGCGTGGGCATGGCGCACCGCATGCGGCACTTCCCGGCGCAACTTTCCGGCGGCCAGCAGCAGCGCGTGGCCGTGGCGCGCGCCCTGGTCGGCCGGCCGGCGATCCTGCTCGCCGACGAACCCACCGGCAACCTCGACTCGCGCAACGGCGAGGCGGTGATGGCCCTGCTCGACGAACTGCACAAGGGTGGCGCCACCATCTGCATGGTCACCCACGACAGCCGCTACGCCGAACTGGCCCAGCGCAAGATCCGCATGTTCGACGGCCGCGTGGTGGACGAGGAAACCTTCGAGCGGCTGCGCCGCGAAGACGAGCAGCGCATCGACGCCTTGATCGGCCAGCGCGTGGAAGTCGACGCGTGAAAGTCTGGCTGGCCGAGATCTGGCGCGCGTGGCGCGGCAGCCTGCGCCGGCCCGGCTTCATGCTGCTGGCCAGCGGCGTGCTGGCGCTGGGCATCGGCGCCAGCGTGGCGGTGTTCGTGCTGATCGCCAACACCTTGTGGCGCCCGTTGCCGGTGCCGCAGGCGGACCGGCTGGTGGTGATCGGGCCCCTGCACGGCAACGCGCAGGTCGGCTCCATCTCGCCGCACGAGTATCAGTCGCTGGCGTCACCGGAGGGGCTGGCGTCGATGGGGCTGGTGCACATGGGTACCGCGGCGAATATCGCCGGAGCGGGCGCGCCGTCGCAGGTACCGCTGATCGAGATGGATCGCGGCCTGTTGCCCACGCTGGCGCTGCGTCCCGCGCTGGGCCGCAATTTCAGTGTGGAAGAGGATCGCCCGAACGGGCCGAAGGCGGTGCTGCTCGGTCATGGGCTGTGGCAACGCGCCTATGCGGGCGACCCGGGCGCGGTGGGCCGCATGCTGAAAGTGGAGGGCGTGCCCCACACCATCGTGGGCGTGCTGCCGGTGGCCTTCAACACCTTGCTGGGGCCGGGCGACGTGGTGCTGCCGAGTGCGTTGCCGGCGGTGAGCCACGACTACAACCATAACGGCCACCAGGTGATCGCGCGCCTGGCCGATGGCGTGGACATCGCCACCGCGTCGGCGCAGGTCGATGCCGCCGAGCGCACGATGTTTCGCGACATGGGCATGGGCGGCAACTGGAAGAAGCCGCGCTTCGGCGCACAAGGCTATGCCGCCGCGTTCCAGCAGGAGGCACGGCCGTTGCTGCTGCTGTTCCTCGCCAGCGCGGCGCTGGTGTTGCTGATCGCCCTGGTCAATCTGGCCAACCTGATGATGCTGCGCGCGCTGGCGCGCCAGCATGACGTGGCGGTACGCCATGCACTGGGCGCGTCATGCTGGCGCAGCCTGCTGCCGGCGCTGGCCGAGGGCCTGCTCATCGGTGTCGTGGCGGCGTTGGCGGGCATGGCGCTGGCGCTGGTCGGGCTGGCCTTGCTGCAGGGGGCCATTCCCGCTTCGTGGCGCTGGGGTGGTCAGGTGCAGGTGGGCGCCACGGCTTGGCAACTCGCTTTCGGCATGGGCTTGCTGGGCGCAGTGCTGGCAGCCGCGTTCGGCGTGCTGCGCAGCCGGGGCGCGGCCAGCTTCGAGGCGTTGCGCGAAGGTGGGCGCAGCGGCGTCGGCATCGACCGTGGCCGCCTGAGCCGCGGCCTGGTGGTAGCGCAGGTGGCGCTGGCGACCGTGCTGCTGTGCGCCGCCGGCCTGCTCGTGCGCGCCATCGGCGATGCCTCGCGCCAGCCGCTGG
This is a stretch of genomic DNA from Rhodanobacter sp. FDAARGOS 1247. It encodes these proteins:
- the ahcY gene encoding adenosylhomocysteinase, whose translation is MNAALKENTHDYKIRDISLADFGRKELDIAEHEMPGLMSIRRKHATAQPLKGVRVTGSLHMTIQTAVLIETLKDIGADVRWASCNIFSTQDHAAAAIAATGTPVFAWKGETLEEYWDCTLDALSFPDGKGGFLGPQLVVDDGGDVTLLIHKGYELENGSTWVDEKASSHEEQVIKNLLKRVHVERPGYWHTVVKDWKGVSEETTTGVHRLYQLAEAKSLLIPAINVNDSVTKSKFDNLYGCRESLADGLKRAMDVMLAGKVAVVCGYGDVGKGCAHSLRAYGARVVVTEIDPINALQAAMEGFEVNTVESTLGRGDIYVTTTGNKDVLRLDHLKAMKDQAIVCNIGHFDNEIQVDALNAMAGVTKLNIKPQVDKYTFSDGRAIFLLAEGRLVNLGCATGHPSFVMSNSFANQTLAQIDLWEHRDSYENKVYILPKKLDEEVARLHLEKIGVKLTTLSDEQAKYLGVPVEGPYKPDHYRY
- a CDS encoding efflux RND transporter periplasmic adaptor subunit — protein: MDIANPLAAQRKRRRRQLAIAGGVLLLAGLVIGAVNLGPALPTVERSAAWIDTVQRGDMLREVRAPGTLVPRDIHWLAAQTSAQVSKIEVWPGTRVEADTVLLRLSSPQVDSDLRNAQAQVAAAEAQVAAKQAALQSQLLDERSSLAQAQADYASAKVRSEADAKAMEKNLIPRVQYEQELIALKQLQHRTDVEQQRVQAFGAGIAAQMAAVRAELQLQQSNLLLRQRQSDALQVRAGIAGTLQQVAVQEGQQVAAGADLARVARGDVLIARLRVPEVQAKDVALGMAAQVNTYNGMIDGTVTRIDPAVVDGSVQVDVTPSGALPAGARPDLSVDGRIRIAELKQVLSMGRPAQVEPNSEASLFRLDASGNTASRIKVRVGATSVDRVQIMQGLRPGDRVILSDTSQWDKYDQLRLR
- a CDS encoding phosphoenolpyruvate carboxylase, giving the protein MEQSREPEFLPPDGPLREDVSRLGAMVGRMLAEQGGDTFFQRVEQVRIAAIHRRREGASVDELADSLAGQDAAQAEALARAFATYFQAVNTAERVHRIRRRRDYQREGSAPQPESLLAVLGRLKAEGVGADELVGWLDRLWIEPVFTAHPTEAVRRSLLEKEQAIVASLIDGFDPQRTPQECREDDQRIYMALSAGWQTAEASPVRPSVQDEREHVDFYLTNPLYRIVPALYESLAQALQETYGLAIRLPRLLRFASWVGGDMDGNPNVGADTIADCLDSQRAMVIERYREDVAALARALSQTEGRVEVTGALLARVADYRARFPDAAAQIRPRHADMPYRCLLQLIGARLALTQDQQTDGYVSSQELLDDLQLIADSLLQHHGVHAGAYSVERLLCRVRSFGFHLARLDVRQDSRVHDDALAALLGDADWAGRDGAERAERLRPYASGEARFPDSDDDSATSLQAVFTTLRDSRQSHGVDATGLYIISMARSAADVLAVLALARRGGLVDLPPLPSGERAGVRGHAGDRLSAEEQTSIDATASTRPSSGPAGHLLPKGEKGAGHHALHDVPLNIAPLFETVDDLKNAPATLRALLGDPVYRRHLAARGDQQWVMLGYSDSGKDGGTLASRWGLQRAQVELLEVANEAGIQLAFFHGRGGSASRGGARITPALMSSPRGAVAGVLRVTEQGEVIHRKYGIRALALRNLEQTVGAVLRASLRPRESEPREQRWREQMDALSAASRKTYRAFVERAGFVDYFRSATPVDVIEQMTLGSRPASRRSMRGVQDLRAIPWVFAWTQCRSILPGWYGLGSALEQGAGEFGEDALAEMARDWPFFANLLDDVEMVLAKCDLDIAEAFSKLSGPLHDEFFGLIRDEFARTRHWLLRLKRSDALLQGDPRLAASIRLRNPYVDPMSLQQVDLLQRWRAGDRADDAVLQALVACVNGVSQGLQNTG
- a CDS encoding ADOP family duplicated permease gives rise to the protein MKVWLAEIWRAWRGSLRRPGFMLLASGVLALGIGASVAVFVLIANTLWRPLPVPQADRLVVIGPLHGNAQVGSISPHEYQSLASPEGLASMGLVHMGTAANIAGAGAPSQVPLIEMDRGLLPTLALRPALGRNFSVEEDRPNGPKAVLLGHGLWQRAYAGDPGAVGRMLKVEGVPHTIVGVLPVAFNTLLGPGDVVLPSALPAVSHDYNHNGHQVIARLADGVDIATASAQVDAAERTMFRDMGMGGNWKKPRFGAQGYAAAFQQEARPLLLLFLASAALVLLIALVNLANLMMLRALARQHDVAVRHALGASCWRSLLPALAEGLLIGVVAALAGMALALVGLALLQGAIPASWRWGGQVQVGATAWQLAFGMGLLGAVLAAAFGVLRSRGAASFEALREGGRSGVGIDRGRLSRGLVVAQVALATVLLCAAGLLVRAIGDASRQPLGYTEAGVLTFELAPVKGHYPDTASMLAMTRQLVERLRILPGVSAAAVTTNLPTSDDIFGSFNNGMRTPAGGEFQSQVKGIGTDYFKVFGMHLREGRDFALTDQQGGAPVAIVSQDLADQWYHGRALGQQLDIEVSNAAPVPMRIVGVVPRTWQRGPLHPPLPVVYLPLAQLPTPTMAIFRELEPLRFAVRGHGNPDDWRAGVREAVTAVAPEQPIARLRSMRSIVEQTTADARLNLLLIGVFATLALLLAAAGLYAVMAVAVAAREREFGVRMALGAQPSRLVALVLRGGLLQIAAGLVLGVGMALVFTRLLRALIEQLGRRAFDPWALAGVCVVLAFAGLLACLVPALRAGRTHPMRALRGE
- a CDS encoding HEAT repeat domain-containing protein, which translates into the protein MQEVHVAASTLTPGKWYPSCDALRERFEVYGEEAKQRLLAVANASNPAERDIAGCLLAGWPAWSPSDLPALKQAISREHGGGWIVRALAKFPVEQAAAVVIPIVEREGGMNQAGFVLGEMMPRALPQVLRRMAHAPGTERDNLAAALSFDSSFPEAAPSRTPMLRALVDAATNRSLPADEREQALRLVAAFGVRARSHGAAIRPLASDGDPRLHKAAHSALRSMLDPSVLGEILASCPPPGTEATFKPDPGAPPPLVDAPGESEAADCFGALAGMGQDAGQVAPQLLPYLKSTSWRWRMQTAEALGLLGNRSVSSALHPLLEDRDWQVVAATILAEVRLGDETAVPALRQVAQTHWFAAVRRAADEAVAALQAGNPKALDSLYRTDNRFANLLWNNPLAKEAASCVLPAATRAPMSVDLHGGTLGGSDRGEFGGNLTWMRAGAPPKLLLERNVSGMLKLSDRTAWVITGLSHMGMEYAAVYRVQITGDGKVAISRLLNLPAASRDLSVDGDGLRSSGWVGSYLLVPADAEGRSVRISQVDCAH
- a CDS encoding ABC transporter ATP-binding protein, producing MNDTSNVITLGGIRKVFQADEVETHALSDVHLDVRRGEYVSISGPSGCGKSTLLSILGLLDTASAGSYVLNGHDVAAMNAAERARIRNAEIGFIFQAFNLIGDLSVQENVELPLTYRSGIGAGERRERVQEALERVGMAHRMRHFPAQLSGGQQQRVAVARALVGRPAILLADEPTGNLDSRNGEAVMALLDELHKGGATICMVTHDSRYAELAQRKIRMFDGRVVDEETFERLRREDEQRIDALIGQRVEVDA